In Rhodococcus sp. OK302, one genomic interval encodes:
- a CDS encoding MATE family efflux transporter — protein MSSGSVAPDAGTDFEVTGRRIFALAFPALGVLAAEPLYLLFDIAVVGRLGALPLAGLAVGGLILSLVSTQLTFLSYGTTARAARLHGAGRERDAVGEGVQATWLALAIGLMLVAIVQVIAGPLTSAVAGGSDIADAAESWLRIAVLGVPLILVALAGNGWMRGVQDTVRPLRFVLVGLGISAILCPILVHGLWGAPRLELEGSAVANLVGQSISGALFGWALFREPVSVRPNVAIMRAQMVMGRDLILRSLAFQACFVSAAAVASRFGAAVVGAHQVVLQLWNLVALLLDSLAIAAQTLVGAALGGGYAAAAKKMSWRITAWSTVFAILLAVVFAAGHSVIPQLFTADEDVLAQMSIAWWFFVAIMPVAGIVFALDGVLLGAGDVKFLRNATMLCAVVGFLPAIWMSLAFDWGLAGIWAGLTVFVVLRMVAVLWRALSGKWAVTGTQPTATRTTALHIERPSEETEGSWQQS, from the coding sequence GTGAGTTCGGGGTCAGTCGCTCCCGATGCCGGCACCGATTTCGAGGTGACCGGCCGTCGAATCTTTGCGCTGGCCTTCCCCGCATTGGGTGTGTTGGCCGCGGAACCCCTATACCTTCTGTTCGATATTGCGGTTGTCGGACGACTCGGTGCACTTCCGTTGGCGGGACTGGCGGTGGGCGGACTCATCTTGTCTTTGGTGAGTACTCAGCTGACGTTCTTGTCGTACGGAACCACGGCACGCGCTGCGCGTCTGCACGGCGCCGGTCGCGAGCGGGACGCCGTCGGTGAAGGGGTGCAGGCAACCTGGTTGGCGTTGGCGATCGGACTGATGCTGGTCGCGATCGTGCAGGTGATCGCCGGGCCGCTGACGTCGGCAGTCGCCGGTGGTTCGGATATCGCGGATGCGGCGGAGAGTTGGTTACGCATCGCGGTTCTGGGTGTGCCGCTGATATTGGTGGCATTGGCGGGAAACGGTTGGATGCGTGGCGTCCAGGACACCGTCCGGCCACTGCGGTTCGTGCTTGTCGGTCTCGGAATTTCGGCAATACTGTGCCCCATTCTGGTCCACGGTTTGTGGGGCGCGCCGCGTCTGGAACTCGAAGGATCTGCCGTCGCAAATCTGGTGGGCCAGAGCATCTCCGGTGCGTTGTTCGGCTGGGCCTTGTTTCGTGAACCGGTATCGGTCCGTCCGAATGTCGCGATCATGCGAGCCCAGATGGTCATGGGGCGCGATCTGATTCTGCGTAGTCTCGCGTTTCAGGCATGCTTCGTCTCGGCAGCTGCGGTGGCGTCGCGATTCGGCGCCGCAGTTGTGGGTGCACATCAGGTGGTTCTGCAATTGTGGAACCTGGTTGCGCTACTACTCGATTCACTCGCGATTGCCGCGCAGACGTTGGTCGGTGCAGCTTTGGGCGGCGGGTATGCGGCAGCGGCCAAGAAGATGTCGTGGCGGATCACGGCGTGGTCGACGGTGTTCGCGATACTTCTGGCCGTGGTGTTTGCAGCGGGGCACTCGGTGATCCCGCAATTGTTCACAGCGGACGAGGACGTACTCGCTCAGATGTCGATCGCGTGGTGGTTCTTCGTCGCGATCATGCCTGTCGCCGGAATCGTGTTTGCACTCGACGGCGTTCTACTGGGCGCGGGCGACGTCAAGTTCCTGAGAAACGCGACCATGCTGTGTGCCGTCGTCGGTTTCCTGCCCGCGATCTGGATGTCTCTGGCCTTCGACTGGGGATTGGCCGGAATCTGGGCGGGCCTGACAGTGTTCGTAGTACTGCGGATGGTTGCAGTCCTGTGGCGCGCCCTCTCGGGTAAGTGGGCGGTCACGGGAACCCAACCCACAGCAACCCGGACAACTGCACTTCACATCGAGCGTCCGAGCGAGGAAACAGAGGGATCGTGGCAGCAAAGCTGA